In Terriglobia bacterium, a genomic segment contains:
- a CDS encoding glycosyltransferase family 2 protein, with amino-acid sequence MISFLSLANHALFYYYLIGNLAYLAMLIIALKTSAAHHHKLESHRLEWIKDSRLAPPITLLVPAHNEEKSVRGSVRNLLQLDYPEIELIVINDGSTDQTLQELQEEFQLRPVRVVYVPHVQSAEVRGLYRSDADRRLLVLDKKPGGSKADAVNAGLNAATSPYVCIVDADSVLERDALLRIMLPVLNDPKRIVGAGGIVRVVNGCELEGGRLRRIRLPRKSIEVIQVVEYLRAFLIGREAWAQGNMLMIISGAFGVFRTDLVRELGGYRASSIGEDFDVVTRMHRRLLEKNADYEIKFVPDPVCWTEVPADLRSLGRQRSRWQKGLLDVLWTNCNMLFRPRYGRIGCFALPYLWIFELLAPVIELGGLVTIALAAWAGVLSREFFVQFLLFGYAFATVISIGAVLQEELTYKRYSDWKDVARLVSYCFFEHFPYRQLNMFWRLQGIWQYLRGDMSWKSLQRQGLEPAAARKCTGLRRAPVRNR; translated from the coding sequence ATGATTTCCTTTCTGAGTCTCGCGAACCACGCCCTGTTTTACTACTACCTGATCGGCAATCTGGCGTACCTGGCGATGCTGATCATCGCGCTGAAGACCAGTGCGGCGCACCACCATAAGCTGGAAAGCCACCGCCTGGAGTGGATCAAGGACTCACGGCTCGCGCCGCCCATCACCCTGCTCGTGCCCGCGCACAACGAGGAAAAATCGGTGCGCGGATCGGTGCGCAACCTGCTGCAGCTGGATTATCCGGAGATCGAGTTGATCGTCATCAACGACGGTTCGACGGACCAGACGCTCCAGGAACTGCAGGAAGAGTTCCAGTTGCGGCCGGTGCGCGTGGTGTACGTGCCGCATGTGCAGAGCGCGGAAGTGCGCGGCCTGTACCGCAGCGATGCGGACCGGCGGCTGCTGGTGCTGGATAAGAAGCCCGGAGGGAGCAAGGCGGATGCGGTGAATGCCGGGCTGAACGCCGCGACCTCGCCGTACGTGTGCATCGTGGATGCCGATTCCGTGCTGGAACGCGATGCGCTTCTGCGCATCATGCTTCCGGTGCTGAACGACCCCAAGCGCATCGTCGGGGCGGGGGGTATCGTGCGGGTGGTGAACGGCTGCGAACTGGAAGGAGGGCGGCTGCGGCGGATCCGCCTGCCGCGCAAAAGCATCGAAGTGATTCAAGTGGTGGAATACCTGCGCGCGTTTCTGATCGGCCGCGAAGCCTGGGCGCAAGGCAACATGCTGATGATCATCTCCGGAGCGTTCGGCGTGTTCCGAACGGACCTGGTGCGCGAGCTGGGCGGCTACCGGGCAAGCTCGATCGGGGAGGACTTCGACGTGGTGACGCGCATGCACCGGCGCCTGCTGGAGAAGAATGCCGACTACGAAATTAAATTCGTGCCGGACCCGGTGTGCTGGACCGAGGTGCCCGCGGACCTGCGCTCGCTGGGACGGCAGCGCAGCCGCTGGCAGAAGGGCCTGCTGGACGTGCTGTGGACGAACTGCAACATGCTCTTCCGGCCGCGCTACGGGCGGATCGGATGCTTTGCGCTGCCTTATCTGTGGATCTTCGAACTCCTGGCTCCGGTGATCGAACTGGGCGGCCTCGTGACCATCGCGCTGGCGGCCTGGGCCGGGGTGCTGAGCCGGGAGTTCTTCGTGCAGTTTCTGCTCTTCGGCTACGCCTTCGCGACCGTGATTTCCATCGGCGCGGTGCTGCAGGAAGAGCTGACGTACAAACGGTACAGCGACTGGAAAGACGTGGCGCGGCTGGTGAGCTACTGCTTCTTTGAGCATTTTCCCTACCGGCAACTGAACATGTTCTGGCGGTTGCAGGGCATCTGGCAATACCTGCGCGGAGACATGAGCTGGAAATCGCTGCAGCGGCAGGGGCTGGAGCCCGCGGCTGCGCGCAAATGTACCGGCCTGCGGCGGGCCCCCGTGCGCAACCGCTGA